Proteins from a genomic interval of Lolium perenne isolate Kyuss_39 chromosome 1, Kyuss_2.0, whole genome shotgun sequence:
- the LOC127311896 gene encoding transcription factor WRKY45-1-like — translation MAALVTPAASLVSELMVQGRQSAAVLEALLQDAPPTEHAGIRELAAEILRCCDRALAALHHGGVADDGDGGRKRKSGATAQTRRNKKARASGGEAPAAAKRVEKKRTAEDGFIWRKYGQKEILNSRHPRLYFRCTYRDDSGCKATRQVQMSEDDPSLYVITYFGHHTCCADVAAAAAAASEEVNDHGETLPFVINFGSSSSSDDYCGGQSETSRSSSRDGCLMEGGNGEEEELPAKVAKVEAASPDLQPAADPCSSGDASPSSLLWDWDIFNEASFDDVSDFFPF, via the coding sequence atGGCAGCACTCGTCACCCCAGCTGCTTCCTTGGTGTCCGAGCTGATGGTGCAGGGCCGGCAGTCCGCCGCCGTCCTCGAGGCCCTGCTCCAGGACGCGCCCCCCACGGAGCACGCCGGGATCCGGGAGCTCGCCGCGGAGATCCTCCGCTGCTGCGACCGCGCGCTCGCCGCGCTCCACCACGGCGGCGTGGCCGACGACGGTGACGGCGGGAGGAAGCGCAAGTCGGGCGCAACCGCGCAGACGAGGCGGAACAAGAAGGCGCGCGCGAGCGGCGGagaggcgccggcggcggcgaagagagtcgagaagaagaggacggcggaGGACGGCTTCATCTGGCGGAAGTACGGGCAGAAGGAGATCCTCAACAGCAGGCACCCGAGGCTCTACTTCAGGTGCACCTACAGGGACGACAGCGGCTGCAAGGCGACGAGGCAGGTCCAGATGTCGGAGGACGACCCTTCCCTATACGTCATCACCTACTTCGGCCACCACACCTGCTGCGccgacgtcgccgccgccgccgccgcagcctccGAGGAGGTCAATGACCACGGGGAGACGCTTCCGTTCGTCATCAACTtcggctcctcttcctcctcggacGATTACTGCGGTGGCCAGAGCGAGACCTCACGCTCGTCTTCGCGGGACGGGTGCTTGATGGAGGGAGGAaatggggaggaggaggagctcccagccaaggtgGCCAAAGTTGAGGCGGCGTCACCAGATCTGCAGCCGGCGGCGGATCCGTGCTCGTCCGGCGACGCTTCCCCTTCCTCCCTTCTATGGGACTGGGATATCTTCAACGAGGCCTCGTTCGATGACGTCAGCGATTTTTTCCCATTTTGA